In Monodelphis domestica isolate mMonDom1 chromosome 1, mMonDom1.pri, whole genome shotgun sequence, the sequence TTTTTTAACGACTTACTCTCCATCTTAGAACGAAGACTacacattggttccaagggaaaagtgagataagggctgggcaatgggagtcaggtgacatagctaggaagtatctgaaactagatctgaacccaggacttctcatttctgggcctggctctcaatccactgaatcacctagctgaaCTTGAAGTGGGCCTTTTGGTGGTTACTTTGCTTCTTCTTCACTATGAAAGCTATAGAAATACCCATTTCTCTACTAAAGGTGGATGACATGGATAGACTTGGTCAAAGATACCCTTTTATGATGACTCTATTAAATTGGGTTGTCCCATTTATGGATAGATTTTCAGAGAGCTGAGGATTGGCTAGAGGGGATTATGTAAGATACATAtaacttcttccttcctcttttcttttattccttctcacttgtctcctctcttttcctcctcactaTTGGTTATTTTGGGACAGAGGCATATTGCAATTGAAATTACACTCATACAACCCAAGGATGGTTCACtactaggaaaactatccacataattgaccatatcaacaatcaaactaacaaaaatcacatgattatctcaatagattaaaaaaaagcctttgaaaaacaaaatacaatttgttcctattgaaaacactagaaaatataagaatagtcttttgtaaaaataatgaacagtggGAAGTGCCGAGCGGCCAGACACCCCCTCATGGAGGCGGCGGCGGTGGTGGCGGTGACGGTGGCTTTGGGATGGTGAAGGAGAGCGCAAGCCCGGCGAtccttccctccctacccccaGATGCTGTGCACCTTTTGACCCTGCCCAGACCCcgacaccccccctccccccccccccccacgccgGGACGATGGTAAAGTATTTCCTGGGGCAGAGCGTGCTCCGGAGCTCCTGGGACCAAGTGTTCGCTGCCTTCTGGCAGCGCTACCCCAACCCCGACAGCAAACATGTACTGACTGAGGACATTGTTCACTGGGATGTCACTCCTGACCAGAAGCTGCTATCCAGGCGGCTTCTGACAAAGACCAACAGGATGCCCCGCTGGGCGGAGCGCTTCTTCCCTGCTAACGTAGCCCACTCGGTATACATCCTAGAGGACTCTATCGTGGACCCACAGAACCAGACCATGACCACTTTCACCTGGAACATTAACCATGTCCGGATGATGGTAGTGGAGGAAAGCTGTGTTTACTGTGTGAACCCTGAAAACAGTGGCTGGACTGAAATCCAACGGGAGGCCTGGGTCTCTTCCAGTTTGTTTGGGGTGTCCAGAGCTGTACAGGAGTTTGGCCTGGCTAGATTCAAAAGTAATGTGACCAAGACCATCAAAGGCATTGATTACATCTTGGCCAAACTGCAAGATGAAGCTCCTTCTAAGACACTTGTTGAAACAGCTAAGGAAGCAACTGAGAAGGCAAAGGAAACTGCTTTGGCCCTACTGAGAAGGCCAAGGAGTTAGCAAGGCAGCCATGAagaaacagcagcagcaacagcaacactATGTTTAAAGGAGCCATCCTGCTGCCTCCCCTGCACCAAAAGGGCCCTGCTGCCCTCCTAGATTGCCAGTCCCCGAGACTGAGAGCCTCCTGGCAAGACCTGAGCTTGGAGTCCAGAGCCCCAGCCCCCAAGCAGACCATCAGCACAATGCAAGCCCACAGACAATCCAGCTCTTGTCCCATTACCTGCCCTGTGTCCGAGTTGTAATTtatcattaaaaatcaattttcagtcctgtaaaaaaaaaaatgaacagtatgtatttaaagccatcagcatcatctgcaatgatgattaattagaagccttcccaataagatcaggagtgaagcaaggatgcccacaatcacctctattatttaatactatactagaaacactagcagtagcaattagaaaattaaaaaaaaagaaattaaagaaattaaaataggcaatgaggaaactaaactatcactgaTGGTCTActcaaagaattctagagaatcaactaaaaagctagtgaaaataatcaacaactttagcaaagttgcaggatactcTAGGAATATAGTTAGTGATAGTCTGGTTTCTAGGGTTAGTTGaaaggaatttttttgttttaatcctttacttatttattaaatttaatttagtcaatttagatcattattccttggttacaagaatcatattctttccctccctcccctccctcctcccttcccatagctgacacacaattccactgtgtattTAATCAAAgactatttctatgttgttgaaatttgcactaggatgttcatttagagtctacatccccaatcatatttccctccacccatgtaatcaagcagttgtttttctttggtgtttctacttccacagtttttcctctgaatgtggatagtgttctttctcatatatctctccgagttgttcaggattactacattaccactaatggagaagtccattacattgaattgtgccacagtgtattggtctctgtgtacaatgttctcctggttccgctcctttcactctgcatcaattcctggatgttattccagttcacacagaattcctTCAGTTAGAATGCAAAACATGCTATCTTTTACTTtactttatttgtgttttattttcagGATTCTGGTTTTATAAGTATTCTTTTACTATAATGAAccctatggaaataggttttgcatgataatacatgtataattctgATTGAATTGTTATCATCTCcagaaggtgggagggaaggtAAGGAGgtagacagtttggatcttatgaATCCAAAATAGTGatgtggaaaatttttattatatacaatagggaaaataaaatatctctgaagaaaaaaatgaaaatatgttgtTAAGTAAATTCTCTCTCTGATCATTTACCACCTCAACCTGAACTCAGAACCTCTTGACCCATGAAATGACTGTTAGAACTTGTAATATCTATATCTCAAGATTATTGACTACCAATCTGAGCTcagcaaaggaagaagaaaggcaaaacaagGCAGCCCAGAGACTCAAAGGGCAATTTCAGGTCTGCTGAAGATGGACATATCTCCACAGCCATGTGCTTTGGCTGAAAACCACCATTGCCCCTGACAAGAGGTGGGAGATATATCAAAGGCAGACAGTTTCAGAATGTCCAGAATGAGTCCATCCTCTTGATTTTTAGTCTACAATCATCTTTGTATGCCTGAACCTTATAGAACAATCAAGAAATCCCTTTGTCATCTTAGGAAGGTATGTATCTCTTATCAAGAGTCCAGAGTGCTggacaatacatagtattgactccaagatggaaggtaagggtttaaaaaaaaaaagagttcagagTGCTGTATTGAGCATAGCATAAGGTCCCTCAGGCCAATaaaaaagagttgtttttttttttaatatacccttaccttccaacgtAAGAGTTAATACTGCAtattagttacaaggcagaagagtggaaagggctaggaaatagaagttaagtgacttgcccatggtcacacaactaggaagggtctgaggtcagatttgaaactaggacctaccatctctaggcctggctcttaatccactgagctacacagctgccccccaaatcAGGTTTCTTTATCATCTTTCATGTATTCTCAAGGAAATTTACATGATTATAATTCACTGATATTCAGACATAATGTACAATTGAGATCATAGGATAATATTGTCAGACCTGGCTGACAGGGGTCCAACCAGAGACTAATGAGATAGAGAAATTGAGTAATATAACAAGGTTTTATTGGAGTAAAGGAGGGACCAGAGAGAGATGAGAAACTGATGGCAgtggaatggggaggggggaggaagcgAGAGCATGGGGGAACCCCACAATCTGTAGAAGACTAGGGGTCTCcagtggggtggggaagggggaaatATTTTTAGGGTGGTAGTCTGGGATTAGGTAATCTGGGCTGTCTCCTTTGGACAAAGTTTGGGTACTTGTATCCAGATGATTGGATGCCCCTAAAGGAGAGTAGAACCTCAGTCTCTGCAGGATGGGAAATTCTCAGGTCTAATGGTCAATAATGGAGGAGATCATTTGTCTGGATCTTCCAGGGAATTCTTGGAGTCCTACCAGTTTTACTATTGTGGCAGATTTTGTTCCAGGTAATGGCAagtgctggggggaggggaaagaggggctTTGGTCTCAGGTGGGGATTGGGGAAAAGGGAGCTTTTTGCTCATTACATTctcatcttttgattttttaaaaagaagaaaatgagagtagAAGAtagtggggagaggaaagaagaggggataTAACTCCAAGGGAGGGAAATGGTCAATGGTCTTTCTCATCAAACTGCTCACTGCTGAAGAAGGAGCATCCTGGGTCTCTCAAGGTCCCATCTGCATCCCTTGGTCTGGAATGATGTTAATATTTTCTGGAAAGAtctcaaataaatatattatagggAAGGAGCAGGGGTATTAGAACAGATCCAAAAAAGAATCTAAGAGAGAACAGGAAAAGTAAAGAgatcagaagaaatgaaaagagtgaatacAGGATGTAGTACAGAAATGTAGTACAGacaagtcctatctggtggagagacttctgatcacttcaacatctccaatgttGTGAACCTtttcttcacccaagtattatgacatgctgtgatggatctagacctgggcatctacatcaaataccaactggatggctcactattcgaccttcgccgcctgactgcaaaaacaaagacaacagagagactcatcctggaagctctcttcacagatgactgtgctctcatggcccaccaagaaaatcatctccaaaccattgtggacaagttttccaccgcaacaaaactgtttggcctgactatcagcctcagcaaaacagaggtgctgttcaaacctgcaccagggaggtcaatgaaccagccgtgcattacaattgacggcacTCAGTTTTCTAAGGTCAACACGTttaagtacctgggcagcaccatcgccaacgatgggtccctagaccatgagatcaatgccaggatccaaaaggccagccaggcactcgggcggctgcgctgcaaagtcctccaacacagaggtgtaagcactgcaacgtagctcaaagtgtacaatgcagtggtcctcagctcactcctgtacagttgtgagacatggacactgtacaggaagcacatgaaacagctggagcaattccaccaatgctctctctggtcaatcatgaggatccgatggcaggaccgaatcaccaaccaggaagtcctcaacagagccaactccaccagcatcgaagtcctggtcctcaaaacccagctactatggtctggacacgtcatccgcatggaccaacagcgaataccaagacaggtattctatggtgaactgtcagctggactcaggaaacaaggccgaccaaagaaaagatacaaggatcagctaaagtcaaacttgaagtgggctggcatgacaccaaagcaactagaactcgctgcatctgacagaagcagctggcgaacccacattaaccatgccgccaccacctttgaagatgagcgacgtctaCGTCTTGCTGCTGAGCATGAACGCCgataccaggccacaaccgcacctcccgtaacaactggcgtcccatgccccatgtgccacaaactttgtgcgtcagcctttggactccaaagccacatgagggtacaccgtagatgaaactgcacaaagacaaaagtcattctcggtcaccgagagactatcaCTATGGAACATCCTGGTTTttgctctattaaaaaaaaaaaaagcaatgaaatgatttttaatgCAATTTGGCTTCACTTTAGTCATTCCTGAAGACAACCAGGTCTGACATTATTTAGAGTTTGAAGAGACCATCAACACCAACTATctctttttttacaaatgagaaaactgaggcacagaaaggttaagagatttgctgaGTCATAAAGACTGCAAGTACCTGAGGAAGGGTAGCATGTTGTGTGGAAAGCTGTGCTGATTCCCAGGATTTCCCACCTCAAGGGTATTTCAATGAGGCTAAAAGGGTTTATTAGTGAGATAGATGACCAAGAGGAAGCTACCCAATGGGAGTCTGCCTGactaaatgaacaaaaaaaataggGTTTTATTGATTTTATGGGAGAGCTATACTTGACAAACCAGGGGGCAGGAGATTTGTGATTACAGcttactttgggggggggggctggaggtGGTGACATCTATGATTTTGGGAATGGTTTGAGGTTGACATGTGAGTGGCAGGGGTAGGTGACTTGGGAGAAGAGCTAGAAATTGGAGAAACTGTTTATCAGGAGATATGCAGGTCTCAGGAAGGTGGAACACACGTGCCATCTTTATCCCTTGTGACACTTTATCCCCTATACTGGCTGAGGACATTTGTCATttcacccacctctctgcccagcagctaaatgggagagcttcctccctccctgtgtgggataagggggCAGACAGGGCATGCCTGGCACTTggtttgggggaggggcagggcacacaggtttggggagggggaggggaagttaAGGCACTCAGTCTGGAGGTTAGGGTGGGGGTGGCAGCCCATCTCTAAAATATTTGCTATCGCTGGGCTGGGGGAAGTAGGAAAGGGGATGGTGTGCTACACAGATAAGAGATGCAAAGAATCGGACTGGATGGTTGGCTGAAGCACTGAATGGAGTTAGGCTGAAAAGTTGGAGTCTAGGCTCTTAAACCCCAATTGCTTAAACTCAATGTGGAAAACTGCTGTAGGAATAGAGGTGTGCATTCAGAGTGCAGATGGAACACAGCAAAAGACATGACTGACAGACTGAAAGGTCTGTTTGGAATGTTGCAGAGGGAGCCTGAGAAGGATTTTCAAGTGACGAAGGAGGGGGTTTGGTCCCGAGCCTTGAAGAGGGAGACAACTTTTCCTGAGCCCTGAATTGCAAATCTCATCTGATTCCCAAGAGTGTCCCAAATTGACTGCTATGTCTCTGGAGTTCATTAATTGTCTCAAATCTCATCTTATCAAGAACTTGGTGGTCAGACATTTCCGATTAGCCAAAGAGGGATTAATCCCAGGAGGGCAATCTGTGTGTCTGACCTGAAGAAACCACCTGTCTCTGTAACCTCTTAACCACAATGCTCAAGCGCATACATAGACATTTAGTTTAAGTTAGTAGAgctggggagaaaggaagaattgctTTCTAGACTGGTCCTGGCTGGTGGCCAAAGCCAGGAACTTAAGACCAACCTGGACAGAGAGCTTAAGGATCTCCTGAATCCCACTTTCCTAAACCTTTCCTTTGCTAGTTATATCAATAAACCATCTATAAATTATATTCCAATGTAGTCAGATAAATCTTTGGAAGATATAAAGGGAGGTAGAGGGTGAAAGGGGCCAATTGGGGAGGCAGTTCTAAGAGGCTTCAGTTACCTCAAACATAAAGCTGACAGCCTCTCTGACAGGGTCTGTATCAGAAATGTCAGCTAGGGGCGCCAGGCATTTCGCTAAGCCCTGGCAAATTGTCCATACTTTACCCCATAGATGTCTCTTATCTGAACACAGGATCCTATCTCTCCCTGTACTCAGTTTTCATCACAGGGACAAACCCCTTGAGACCCTCTGGTTAAGGGGAAGGATAGCCCAGCTAGCAAATAGCATCATTAGGGGttacttatttccctttttacaCTGCTTTGGACCAATTAAAATGGAGGAAAGTTCCTCAGGAATTGAAATGCTAGAATTGAGGACTTGTGATAATGCtcgtaaaaaattttaaagcttctTATAGAAGCTTGAGAACTTAAGTTCTAGGTTTTCTCTATATTGTATTTCTCAGATAGAAGTTTCTCTAAAACAGCCTTAAATGTATTTAatctaaatgttagctactaAGGTTTAATTTTGTACTAACTGTTGATTTTCCAGTAGCTGAGAATATAGAACTCGTGATCCAGGTATAGGAGTCTCTCATAGAAGACAAAAGACAGACccagcattcatcactttatTTTAGGACTTTCCTTATAGACCTTGGTATGGTGAATgtggaaaataatgaatagagAAAATGAATGACAATGAAATTATGCCAATAATGTGATGCAGTTTTATTCTTCATATTAACTCTTTTCATGAATGCTAAGATTTCAATGTTTTTAAGCTATTATTCTTCTTAGAGAACAGGGCTTTTCTAGTTAACACATGTATTCTGGAGTGTGGGAAAGTTGATTTGGGTTTGGTAAACTGTAAAACTGACTGCTTATTGCAAATGCACAAGAAGTACTTGGCAAAATACTTTGTGAGTGCTGGTTACAACTAAAATAGAAAAGTTTCaactcagttttattttattttgttacaagaTTTAATATAACATATCACCTGTTAAATTGGAGATTTACAGTAATTTTCCAGAATGCTTTTCTAACTGCGGGTAAATTATCATGTGTCCCTTATCTATGTGGAATTTGAGAATGTAATCAATTATCAATGAAATGTCAGAAGAATTTAGGAAAGAATACGGGAGCCTGATGAGTTTTATGTTGTAACAACAGGAGATAGTTATATTCAACCCTAAACATGATTACAGAAAACTGTCATTTGAGGGAAAGGCATATGGCGATGTAATTAGAAGAAATGCTATGGAAAAAATGGTTTTTGATGTAAGAAGTCCAATGCAGTATCGTCTAGTAACTGCAGGTATAGTCCCAAATCATTGGAAATCTGAGAAGGGTGCTTGCCTGTCTTCCCTAGGATGAAACTTAAGTTTTATACCAGGCAAGTCCTATACATGACTGTGCATCATTTCTAACTGCAAGCTGGCATTAATTAATACTCCAAATTAGGGGAGTACTTCTcccttttcttagtttttttctctcttgtttttccTCTTGTGGCAAGTTTTCTATCATGAAAGATGATATTGTCTTGGGCTAATGCTGAAACATATGAATTGAAGTTAGAGGTACTATAAAGGTTTAGTCATTCAAACAATCAAGCAGATGAATACTGTAAGATTATCATCTATCCGTTACTCATTATGATGCCTTTggaaatatgtgtgtataaaaacaatgagaaaatatggCCTCTACTTTGTGAGACCAAGGTATAAATCCACTTAGTAAAGTTTGAGTAAGGTGAATTTTGGTTTTGTCAATTTAGTTATTATACCTCAGACATTCAATCACATGGATGTAGTTTTTAATTTGGGATTCATTCACGTATATACATAAAACATGTATATGAAAAATGGACACGAGCTCAAGGGATCtgaaataaattctttaaataGTTGTTAATGTGAATGAAACGTTCAATCCATTTGAGCATGGTGTAGTAGTTAAATAAGCAGTTAAagtgaataaaaagaattttttttagatCCTCAGCATCTCATTCTCCCCCAAAAGATAGATTATTAAAAAGATATATTAGCATCTTATTATCCACAAGTGGAAGTAAGaagtttgaatttaatttttgaatttaatttttcattttgagaattttgaacttaatttaaaaattgttctgaAAATGAAATTGTCATATGAGTACTTCTAGTATTTAAATCTTGCAATGGATATCTGATATTGGCCTTAACAAGCATTTTTATAGTGTTTTTGGTTTGATAATAGGATACtcaattagaattttatttagtattagctggtttttatttttatctctttcatataagattaaaatgaatatccaataactccaagaattatattttataaagtttactaataatcacttggagtagaagaaataaagggaacaaaagtaaagcctgagtaaaaAACACTTGAATAAcattctcctgcctctcacctcaccccacctccaTAGCCATGTTCCCAGGAGAACAGAATGAGGGCAGAGGTACACAAAAGTTATACCTTCCCCATGTTAGTACATTATGTAGATAGGTaactgggatgctgggaaagagagttcctggggagaaaaattctaattatacagtctCCCCTGTGATTCTACTGGAAaacaagcatgtagaaatctcccagatttgcatgcctagtttccccaatgaatcagtagacataaccaacttatatctctaaaaatctttaactagaggtacatacaatatttcagtttctaagggaaaattacagtaatttgtggataagaggaaaataaaagataaagagaacaaaattaatgtttgctaggtgcaatgaaaaaaaacaattagggagCAGTCTTCTTTGGgtgtacatttaaaataaatgcattcaactcccCTCAGTTAAATTTCAATACATCCTAAAGTTCATTTTgtatcttttggtgcagtgtgtggtttctgaaggcatcttcatggtgtcttctccaaacagttcatttccTTTATTGAAAAGgaagctaattgttgcctaagagaAGCACTGGGCCTTCTAAGGCAGCAGCAAGCATTCAGGTATTAACAATGTAATGGAAAGGGGGGATTTATACTTTACCAACCACACAGAAAATGGCTCTCAAGAACCCCTAGCCAGTGTCTGGTCAAACATGAGAGGTAAtggcagtagcagcagcagcaatagcaaTAGCAACAGCAGCAATAGGCAGGTGGACAGCTCTAGGCTTGGTTACTCTTGTGGGCAGGTTCCCACCACTGAAAAAAGTTCCctgaagggggaaaggggaaagccTGGGCatgagagaaatgcaatttattaaaaataacctACTCCCCATCTTTACTCACAAGCTACcttaaaaaaagatcaaggattctAAATCCCTTCATAGCTCACCAgaaatgtaagaattaaatgaatatccaataacttcaagcattatattttataaagtttattaattatcacttgaagtagaaaaaataaaaagaacaaaagtaaaatctGAGTTAAAAAATGCCagagtaaaattctcctgtctCTCAAATCACCTCACCTCCACAGCTGCATTTCTGGTAGAAGAGAGTGAGGGCAGAGGTACACAAAACTTAAAACTTCCCTATGTTAATGTTACATAGATAGGTaactgggatgctgggaaagagagatCGCTAGGgatcaaaattctaattatacagtcaTAAATAGTGATTGAGGTCATTTCCAGATTTACAAATCTTGATAAACCTGTGTTGTTTCCttggtttttgcttttatatttctatagtgcACATCTTTTCAAATATTGCTTTTAATATGCAAGTATTATGGTATTATGTAGTAAATTGTATAAGCAAGAAAGGCCTATATATTTCTGTTTGCTACAAAGGGATTTGTTTTTACTATGTtacatgtatttttattattctttttctacaGATAACTAAACTAAGGCACAAAAAGGATTAAAGCCCATGGTAAATGTTGCTTTAaagattgcaaagcacttttctcataAAAACACTATGAAGTTGCAAGTATAAttatcctctccttttcttttttttttcactttaaacattattttatttggtcatttccaaacattattcattggaaacaaagatcattttcttttccttcccccaacccccttcccaccacctctcccatagccaatgcactattccactgggtatcacatgtgttcttggttcgaacctatttccatgttgttggtatttgcattagagtgttcatttagagtctctcctcagtcatatcctcttcccccctgtagtcaagcaggttggtatatttattgccagaatagttgggcaaagtagtttttaatgattgccttaatttcctctttgttggaggtgaggtcccccttttcatccttgatgctgttaatttgcctttcttctttcctttttttaatttgatcaatcagtactttgtctattttgtctgttttttcaaagtaccagcttctagtcttgtttattagctcaatagttctatcactttcaattttattaatttctccgttaatttttaggatctctagtttggttttcttctgggggtttttaatttgttcgttctcaagtttgttgatttgcatttccaattcattgatctctgccctccctaatttgttaatatatgcactcaaggatatgaattttcctctaagtactgctttggctgcatcccataaggtttgaaaggatgtctcaccattgtcattttcctcaaggaaattattaattgtttctgtgatttcttctctaactaaccgattttggagtatcgtattatttaatttccaattaatttttgatttggctctccatgtaccctttccaatcaatatttttattgctttatgatctgaaaaggttgcatttattatttctgcttctctgcatttgagtgccatgtttctgtgacctagtatatgatctatttttgtgaatgtgccatgtggtgctgagaagaaggtgtattcctttttgtccctatttatttttctccatatgtctattaactctaatttttctaagatttcattcacctcttttacctctttcttatttattttttggtttgatttatctaaatttgatagtgcttggttcaagtctcccactaatatggttttactgtctatttcttccttcaatactcctagtttctccattaaaaatttggatgctataccgtttggtgcatacatgttgat encodes:
- the LOC130456400 gene encoding PRELI domain-containing protein 1, mitochondrial-like, with amino-acid sequence MVKYFLGQSVLRSSWDQVFAAFWQRYPNPDSKHVLTEDIVHWDVTPDQKLLSRRLLTKTNRMPRWAERFFPANVAHSVYILEDSIVDPQNQTMTTFTWNINHVRMMVVEESCVYCVNPENSGWTEIQREAWVSSSLFGVSRAVQEFGLARFKSNVTKTIKGIDYILAKLQDEAPSKTLVETAKEATEKAKETALALLRRPRS